A section of the Schistosoma haematobium chromosome ZW, whole genome shotgun sequence genome encodes:
- the TM2D3_1 gene encoding TM2 domain-containing protein 3 (EggNog:ENOG410WJDP~COG:S) codes for MLFTTKIPSRIIISLGCFFLVHYIFGHSLSDVVQNVYVNASHPSVSLFPASNLSSPKNEPSTNQTTQAKWQHLCPYMKYKCSELPGYCLMCNFNTSCVYGAVVNVTCFPRPGVYCKDSSGIAQENQTSQTNSSDFSYPMNDQTNYLIQKPIVCRFCHQLGDTEIVCIGRTNCRQPNVPRSFYETKCEPFPHILCLGRRVFRRMVPCDWSSGKSYVLTVILSLFFGGLGVDRFYLGMWIEGLGKLFSFGGLGLWSIVDFILIVSGYVKPPGDAVYW; via the exons ATG TTATTTACAACGAAAATACCAAGTCGAATAATCATATCATTGGGTTGTTTCTTTCTAGTTCACTATATTTTTGGACATTCGTTATCTGACGTCGTTCAAAATGTCTATGTAAATGCTTCTCATCCATCTGTATCACTATTCCCAGCTTCCAACTTATCTTCACCTAAAAATGAGCCGAGTACAAATCAGACCACGCAAGCTAAATGGCAGCATTTATGTCCATATATGAAGTACAAGTGTAGTGAGTTACCAGGTTATTGTCTTATGTGCAATTTCAATACTTCATGTGTTTATGGCGCGGTAGTCAATGTTACTTGCTTCCCCCGTCCAGGAGTTTATTGCAAAGATTCAAGTGGTATAGCTCAAGAAAACCAAACTTCTCAAACTAATTCATCAGACTTTTCTTATCCGATGAATGATCAAACAAATTACCTAATTCAAAAACCGATTGTGTGTCGATTTTGCCACCAGTTAGGTGATACTGAGATTGTTTGTATCGGTCGAACTAATTGTCGTCAACCTAATGTACCTCGGAGTTTTTATGAAACGAAATGTGAACCATTTCCTCATATACTATGCCTAGGACGAAGAGTATTCAGGCGTATGGTGCCTTGTGATTGGTCTTCTGGTAAAAGTTATGTACTAACTGTTATCTTAAGTTTATTTTTCGGTGGTTTGGGAGTTGATCGTTTTTATTTGGGCATGTGGATAGAAGGATTAGGCAAATTGTTTAGCTTCGGTGGTCTTGGTTTATGGAGTATCGTTGATTTTATCTTAATTGTATCCGGATATGTAAAGCCTCCTGGAGATGCTGTATACTGGTGA
- the TM2D3_1 gene encoding TM2 domain-containing protein 3, variant 2 (EggNog:ENOG410WJDP~COG:S), with translation MKYKCSELPGYCLMCNFNTSCVYGAVVNVTCFPRPGVYCKDSSGIAQENQTSQTNSSDFSYPMNDQTNYLIQKPIVCRFCHQLGDTEIVCIGRTNCRQPNVPRSFYETKCEPFPHILCLGRRVFRRMVPCDWSSVYFSVVWELIVFIWACG, from the exons ATGAAGTACAAGTGTAGTGAGTTACCAGGTTATTGTCTTATGTGCAATTTCAATACTTCATGTGTTTATGGCGCGGTAGTCAATGTTACTTGCTTCCCCCGTCCAGGAGTTTATTGCAAAGATTCAAGTGGTATAGCTCAAGAAAACCAAACTTCTCAAACTAATTCATCAGACTTTTCTTATCCGATGAATGATCAAACAAATTACCTAATTCAAAAACCGATTGTGTGTCGATTTTGCCACCAGTTAGGTGATACTGAGATTGTTTGTATCGGTCGAACTAATTGTCGTCAACCTAATGTACCTCGGAGTTTTTATGAAACGAAATGTGAACCATTTCCTCATATACTATGCCTAGGACGAAGAGTATTCAGGCGTATGGTGCCTTGTGATTGGTCTTCTG TTTATTTTTCGGTGGTTTGGGAGTTGATCGTTTTTATTTGGGCATGTGGATAG